A single Triticum dicoccoides isolate Atlit2015 ecotype Zavitan chromosome 2A, WEW_v2.0, whole genome shotgun sequence DNA region contains:
- the LOC119359199 gene encoding uncharacterized protein LOC119359199 gives MSKNSSRAKWNHQMKAYLIEQLRDHDVPKYRTQNAWSKEAWTNIVAKFNQRFDVSFTVVQVKQKEQDLNRDFKAIKDLISESGFGWDRDRKMVVAPDNVWAALEARKNKDALFWRGKSFPYYEDIFALYDGRYAQGRSCHGMDYYANKATQLSQLPTSHSPQQQGLEAHLHTPTPTIHAPGDSSMQFDIKEDSENTNWFSSNNTFSQVEANPTQGNDLTLHAPSQVETVPISSQRVGQTLHEIPQVVHRNPRPASSAPEVTSTKRARKQKTTSIDDFHERYLKLRREEIDRYAAIEKRKLRDPFSIKKCIKALERLEGLSMADMLKAADIFTANKENREVFLSFSSNELRLGWLTEKIRNT, from the exons ATGTCTAAGAATTCTAGTAGAGCCAAGTGGAATCATCAGATGAAGGCATATCTCATTGAACagttaagagatcatgatgttcccAAATACCGCACACAAAATGCATGGAGTAAAGAGGCCTGGACaaatattgttgctaaattcaatCAAAGATTTGATGTATCATTCACGGTAGTTCAAGTGAAGCAAAAGGAGCAGGATCTAAACAGAGATTTCAAAGctataaaagacttaatatctgaaaGTGGTTTTGGCTGGGATCGTGACAGAAAGATGGTGGTGGCGCCCGATAATGTTTGGGCTGCACTAGAGGCACGTAAAAACAAGGATGCACTCTTCTGGCGAGGAAAGTCATTTCCATATTATGAAGATATTTTTGCTCTATATGATG GACGCTATGCTCAGGGAAGGAGTTGCCATGGCATGGATTATTATGCGAACAAAGCAACTCAGCTCTCACAGTTACCAACATCACATTCACCACAACAACAAGGGCTAGAGGCGCATCTGCACACACCTACACCAAccatacatgctcctggtgattcatccatgcAATTTGACATTAAAGAGGATAGTGAAAACACAAACTGGTTTTCTAGCAATAATACATTCAGTCAAGTGGAGGCAAACCCGACTCAAGGAAATGACTTGACATTACATGCTCCATCCCAAGTTGAAACAGTACCAATTTCCTCACAGCGCGTTGGACAGACTTTGCATGAAATTCCACAAGTTGTACATCGCAATCCTCGACCAGCTAGCTCAGCTCCTGAGGTTACTAGCACCAAGAGAGCGAGAAAGCAAAAGACGACCAGTATTGACGATTTTCATGAGAGATACctgaaactgagaagggaagaaatAGATAGGTATGCAGCCATTGAGAAGAGGAAATTAAGGGACCCGTTCAGCATCAAGAAATGCATCAAAGCACTGGAAAGGTTGGAGGGTCTTTCGATGGCAGATATGCTAAAAGCAGCGGACATCTTTACTGCCAATAAGGAGAACAGGGAGGTATTTCTATCATTTTCAAGTAACGAATTACGGTTGGGTTGGTTGACTGAAAAAATTCGGAATACCTAA
- the LOC119353981 gene encoding zinc finger protein ENHYDROUS-like isoform X1 encodes MPPNPTEPEQPEAAATPAPPKKKRNLPGTPDPDAEVIALSPGTLMATNRFVCEVCGKGFQRDQNLQLHRRGHNLPWRLRQRGPGAAPPRRRVYVCPEPGCVHHSPARALGDLTGIKKHFCRKHGEKRWACPRCGKRYAVQADLKAHAKTCGTREYRCDCGTLFTRRDSFVTHRAFCGALVEETGRVLAVPAPPSPRPPDLEEVEENVDKDKEKEEENVDKHKEKEDEGDKGGEDENETSAVAEVDEPQHVEAAMEEPQPQRIPSSPSPTPPSPAPQEQQPMVAVVPNLDEPVVVVEPIVDIKQEEEDKRDEDVCFQEADKYDVAELEDSNLPDNDTPMPPCFLPSPSDAIGTDGSSTSCGTVSSASNSIAPATTTSTFAGLFASATTSTTPQSRSLRDLIGVDPTFLCLAIGTPSSLFPQTDASNPGNFAPPPAPHISATALLQKAAEAGASQAGTSFLKEFGLASSSSSTPSRPPQGRFIESSSTQSQQPQGRFIESSSTQSQQPQGRFIESSSTQSRLPQDRLIDSISTQSRSPQDRFIDSISTQSRSPQDRFIDSISTQSRLPQDRFIESSSTQSRLPQDRFIESSSTQSRLPQDRFIDSSTQFRLPQDRYINNSMPSKLSQGRFMDTSLPSQQLLPQGRFFDNSPASNLSQGRFFDNSQPSNPTQGRFFINSPPSNLPHGRFPDYSTPGRLPQGMYIDGLPQSRLPQGRYIDNSPQAKLPQGGRFVDSNPQQWHQRSNNHNQLMDMEPGPMVSGSLGLGLAYEGSNPRLPDLMMGQSPLFGPKPATLDFLGLGIGGTMGGSTASGGLPALMVGGELDMGSAAQPPSPWEEAQRKTNGRTIL; translated from the exons ATGCCGCCCAATCCGACGGAGCCGGAGCAGCCGGAGGCGGCCGCGACGCCGGCGCCGCCCAAGAAGAAGAGGAACCTCCCCGGGACGCCAG ATCCGGACGCGGAGGTGATCGCGCTGTCGCCGGGGACGCTCATGGCGACCAACCGGTTCGTGTGCGAGGTGTGCGGCAAGGGCTTCCAGAGGGACCAGAACCTGCAGCTCCACCGCCGGGGCCACAACCTTCCGTGGCGGCTGCGCCAGCGCGGCCCCGGGGCGGCGCCGCCGCGCCGGAGGGTCTACGTCTGCCCGGAGCCCGGCTGCGTGCACCACTCCCCCGCCCGCGCGCTCGGGGACCTCACGGGCATCAAGAAGCACTTCTGCCGCAAGCACGGCGAGAAGCGATGGGCCTGCCCACGCTGCGGCAAGCGCTACGCCGTCCAGGCCGACCTCAAGGCCCATGCCAAGACCTGCGGCACCCGCGAGTATCGCTGTGACTGCGGCACACTCTTCACCAG GAGAGACAGTTTCGTGACACATCGCGCTTTCTGTGGCGCTCTCGTGGAGGAGACCGGCAGAGTGCTCGCTGTTCCGGCGCCGCCTTCGCCTCGGCCACCTgatttggaggaggttgaggagaatGTGGACAAGGACAAGGAGAAAGAAGAGGAGAATGTGGATAAGCACAAGGAAAAGGAGGATGAGGGGGACAAGGGGGGAGAAGATGAAAATGAGACTTCTGCCGTGGCCGAGGTGGATGAGCCGCAGCACGTTGAGGCAGCAATGGAGGAGCCACAGCCGCAGCGGATTCCGTCGTCGCCATCTCCAACGCCGCCATCTCCAGCGCCACAGGAGCAGCAGCCAATGGTGGCAGTTGTGCCAAATTTGGATG AGCCAGTGGTGGTTGTGGAGCCAATTGTGGATATCAAGCAAGAGGAGGAGGATAAGCGAGATGAAGATGTTTGCTTCCAGGAAGCCGATAAGTACGACGTCGCTGAACTAGAAGACTCCAACTTGCCAGATAATGATACCCCGATGCCTCCTTGTTTCCTCCCCTCGCCCTCGGATGCCATTGGTACAGATGGCAGCAGCACCAGTTGTGGCACAGTCAGCAGTGCATCCAATTCCATTGCGCCAGCAACGACGACTAGCACATTTGCGGGGCTGTTTGCATCAGCCACAACAAGCACCACTCCCCAGAGTAGATCGCTGCGTGATCTTATAGGTGTTGATCCCACCTTCCTTTGCCTTGCAATCGGTACACCATCATCTCTGTTCCCACAGACAGATGCAAGCAACCCCGGCAACTTTGCTCCAccaccagcaccgcacatatctgCGACTGCACTCCTGCAGAAGGCTGCTGAGGCTGGAGCTTCGCAAGCAGGCACATCTTTCTTGAAGGAGTTTGGTCTTGCAAGTTCCTCCTCATCAACCCCATCCAGGCCACCTCAAGGAAGGTTCATCGAGAGCAGCTCAACGCAATCCCAGCAGCCCCAAGGAAGGTTCATCGAGAGCAGCTCAACGCAATCCCAGCAGCCCCAAGGAAGGTTCATCGAGAGCAGCTCAACGCAATCCCGGTTACCTCAAGACAGGCTCATCGACAGCATCTCAACACAATCCCGGTCACCTCAAGACAGGTTCATCGACAGCATCTCAACACAGTCCCGGTCACCTCAAGACAGGTTCATCGACAGCATCTCAACACAATCCCGGTTACCTCAAGACAGGTTCATCGAGAGCAGCTCAACACAATCCCGGTTACCTCAAGACAGGTTCATCGAGAGCAGCTCGACACAATCCCGGTTACCTCAAGACAGGTTCATCGACAGCTCAACACAATTTCGATTACCTCAAGACAGGTACATCAATAACTCGATGCCATCGAAGCTATCTCAAGGGAGATTCATGGATACCTCACTGCCATCCCAGCAACTGCTACCTCAAGGAAGGTTCTTCGACAACTCGCCAGCATCAAATCTGTCTCAAGGAAGGTTCTTTGATAACTCTCAACCATCCAATCCAACTCAAGGAAGGTTCTTCATCAACTCGCCACCATCCAATCTACCTCATGGAAGGTTCCCTGATTATTCGACACCAGGAAGGTTGCCTCAAGGAATGTACATCGATGGCTTGCCACAATCCAGGCTACCACAAGGAAGGTACATCGACAACTCACCGCAGGCCAAGCTACCTCAGGGGGGAAGGTTCGTTGATAGCAATCCACAGCAATGGCACCAAAGGAGCAATAATCATAACCAGCTAATGGATATGGAGCCTGGGCCGATGGTATCTGGTAGCCTTGGACTTGGTCTCGCCTATGAAGGTTCAAATCCAAGGTTGCCAGATTTGATGATGGGGCAATCACCACTGTTCGGTCCCAAGCCTGCCACTCTGGACTTCCTTGGGCTTGGCATCGGAGGGACCATGGGCGGCTCCACGGCCAGCGGTGGCCTACCGGCATTGATGGTGGGAGGAGAGCTGGACATGGGGTCTGCCGCACAGCCGCCCTCTCCATGGGAGGAGGCACAGAGAAAGACCAACGGCCGCACGATCCTGTGA
- the LOC119353981 gene encoding zinc finger protein ENHYDROUS-like isoform X2, which translates to MPPNPTEPEQPEAAATPAPPKKKRNLPGTPDPDAEVIALSPGTLMATNRFVCEVCGKGFQRDQNLQLHRRGHNLPWRLRQRGPGAAPPRRRVYVCPEPGCVHHSPARALGDLTGIKKHFCRKHGEKRWACPRCGKRYAVQADLKAHAKTCGTREYRCDCGTLFTRRDSFVTHRAFCGALVEETGRVLAVPAPPSPRPPDLEEVEENVDKDKEKEEENVDKHKEKEDEGDKGGEDENETSAVAEVDEPQHVEAAMEEPQPQRIPSSPSPTPPSPAPQEQQPMVAVVPNLDEPVVVVEPIVDIKQEEEDKRDEDVCFQEADKYDVAELEDSNLPDNDTPMPPCFLPSPSDAIGTDGSSTSCGTVSSASNSIAPATTTSTFAGLFASATTSTTPQSRSLRDLIGVDPTFLCLAIGTPSSLFPQTDASNPGNFAPPPAPHISATALLQKAAEAGASQAGTSFLKEFGLASSSSSTPSRPPQGRFIESSSTQSQQPQGRFIESSSTQSRLPQDRLIDSISTQSRSPQDRFIDSISTQSRSPQDRFIDSISTQSRLPQDRFIESSSTQSRLPQDRFIESSSTQSRLPQDRFIDSSTQFRLPQDRYINNSMPSKLSQGRFMDTSLPSQQLLPQGRFFDNSPASNLSQGRFFDNSQPSNPTQGRFFINSPPSNLPHGRFPDYSTPGRLPQGMYIDGLPQSRLPQGRYIDNSPQAKLPQGGRFVDSNPQQWHQRSNNHNQLMDMEPGPMVSGSLGLGLAYEGSNPRLPDLMMGQSPLFGPKPATLDFLGLGIGGTMGGSTASGGLPALMVGGELDMGSAAQPPSPWEEAQRKTNGRTIL; encoded by the exons ATGCCGCCCAATCCGACGGAGCCGGAGCAGCCGGAGGCGGCCGCGACGCCGGCGCCGCCCAAGAAGAAGAGGAACCTCCCCGGGACGCCAG ATCCGGACGCGGAGGTGATCGCGCTGTCGCCGGGGACGCTCATGGCGACCAACCGGTTCGTGTGCGAGGTGTGCGGCAAGGGCTTCCAGAGGGACCAGAACCTGCAGCTCCACCGCCGGGGCCACAACCTTCCGTGGCGGCTGCGCCAGCGCGGCCCCGGGGCGGCGCCGCCGCGCCGGAGGGTCTACGTCTGCCCGGAGCCCGGCTGCGTGCACCACTCCCCCGCCCGCGCGCTCGGGGACCTCACGGGCATCAAGAAGCACTTCTGCCGCAAGCACGGCGAGAAGCGATGGGCCTGCCCACGCTGCGGCAAGCGCTACGCCGTCCAGGCCGACCTCAAGGCCCATGCCAAGACCTGCGGCACCCGCGAGTATCGCTGTGACTGCGGCACACTCTTCACCAG GAGAGACAGTTTCGTGACACATCGCGCTTTCTGTGGCGCTCTCGTGGAGGAGACCGGCAGAGTGCTCGCTGTTCCGGCGCCGCCTTCGCCTCGGCCACCTgatttggaggaggttgaggagaatGTGGACAAGGACAAGGAGAAAGAAGAGGAGAATGTGGATAAGCACAAGGAAAAGGAGGATGAGGGGGACAAGGGGGGAGAAGATGAAAATGAGACTTCTGCCGTGGCCGAGGTGGATGAGCCGCAGCACGTTGAGGCAGCAATGGAGGAGCCACAGCCGCAGCGGATTCCGTCGTCGCCATCTCCAACGCCGCCATCTCCAGCGCCACAGGAGCAGCAGCCAATGGTGGCAGTTGTGCCAAATTTGGATG AGCCAGTGGTGGTTGTGGAGCCAATTGTGGATATCAAGCAAGAGGAGGAGGATAAGCGAGATGAAGATGTTTGCTTCCAGGAAGCCGATAAGTACGACGTCGCTGAACTAGAAGACTCCAACTTGCCAGATAATGATACCCCGATGCCTCCTTGTTTCCTCCCCTCGCCCTCGGATGCCATTGGTACAGATGGCAGCAGCACCAGTTGTGGCACAGTCAGCAGTGCATCCAATTCCATTGCGCCAGCAACGACGACTAGCACATTTGCGGGGCTGTTTGCATCAGCCACAACAAGCACCACTCCCCAGAGTAGATCGCTGCGTGATCTTATAGGTGTTGATCCCACCTTCCTTTGCCTTGCAATCGGTACACCATCATCTCTGTTCCCACAGACAGATGCAAGCAACCCCGGCAACTTTGCTCCAccaccagcaccgcacatatctgCGACTGCACTCCTGCAGAAGGCTGCTGAGGCTGGAGCTTCGCAAGCAGGCACATCTTTCTTGAAGGAGTTTGGTCTTGCAAGTTCCTCCTCATCAACCCCATCCAGGCCACCTCAAGGAAG GTTCATCGAGAGCAGCTCAACGCAATCCCAGCAGCCCCAAGGAAGGTTCATCGAGAGCAGCTCAACGCAATCCCGGTTACCTCAAGACAGGCTCATCGACAGCATCTCAACACAATCCCGGTCACCTCAAGACAGGTTCATCGACAGCATCTCAACACAGTCCCGGTCACCTCAAGACAGGTTCATCGACAGCATCTCAACACAATCCCGGTTACCTCAAGACAGGTTCATCGAGAGCAGCTCAACACAATCCCGGTTACCTCAAGACAGGTTCATCGAGAGCAGCTCGACACAATCCCGGTTACCTCAAGACAGGTTCATCGACAGCTCAACACAATTTCGATTACCTCAAGACAGGTACATCAATAACTCGATGCCATCGAAGCTATCTCAAGGGAGATTCATGGATACCTCACTGCCATCCCAGCAACTGCTACCTCAAGGAAGGTTCTTCGACAACTCGCCAGCATCAAATCTGTCTCAAGGAAGGTTCTTTGATAACTCTCAACCATCCAATCCAACTCAAGGAAGGTTCTTCATCAACTCGCCACCATCCAATCTACCTCATGGAAGGTTCCCTGATTATTCGACACCAGGAAGGTTGCCTCAAGGAATGTACATCGATGGCTTGCCACAATCCAGGCTACCACAAGGAAGGTACATCGACAACTCACCGCAGGCCAAGCTACCTCAGGGGGGAAGGTTCGTTGATAGCAATCCACAGCAATGGCACCAAAGGAGCAATAATCATAACCAGCTAATGGATATGGAGCCTGGGCCGATGGTATCTGGTAGCCTTGGACTTGGTCTCGCCTATGAAGGTTCAAATCCAAGGTTGCCAGATTTGATGATGGGGCAATCACCACTGTTCGGTCCCAAGCCTGCCACTCTGGACTTCCTTGGGCTTGGCATCGGAGGGACCATGGGCGGCTCCACGGCCAGCGGTGGCCTACCGGCATTGATGGTGGGAGGAGAGCTGGACATGGGGTCTGCCGCACAGCCGCCCTCTCCATGGGAGGAGGCACAGAGAAAGACCAACGGCCGCACGATCCTGTGA